The following are encoded in a window of Bradyrhizobium sp. WBOS07 genomic DNA:
- a CDS encoding MaoC family dehydratase, with translation MSARYDELKSLKNIGQKYAYTDREVMLYAYGIGLGADPMDENELAFVNEGTFTPRPLKVVPTFASVAAWGSGPGEMNLNRVMVVDGERDITFHQPLPVAANITADSSVLEIYDKGKDKGVVIVHQTVLKNEKGEKLATLVASRFARGDGGFGGPNLTQPDPHKIPSRAPDKTIDITTRPDQALVYRLCGDRNPLHSDPEFAKKAGFPRPILHGMCTYGITCRGVLQTYADYDASAFRQHVARFSSPVYPGETVTMDLWKDGNTISFEAKVKSRGVTVIKNGKTVLG, from the coding sequence ATGTCCGCCAGATACGACGAGCTCAAATCCCTCAAGAACATCGGCCAGAAATACGCCTACACCGACCGCGAAGTGATGCTCTATGCCTACGGCATCGGGCTCGGCGCCGATCCCATGGACGAGAACGAGCTCGCGTTCGTCAACGAGGGCACGTTCACGCCGCGGCCGCTCAAGGTGGTGCCGACCTTCGCTTCGGTCGCGGCCTGGGGCTCGGGCCCGGGCGAGATGAACCTCAACCGCGTCATGGTGGTCGACGGCGAGCGCGACATCACCTTCCACCAGCCGCTGCCGGTGGCTGCGAACATCACCGCCGATTCCTCCGTGCTCGAGATCTACGACAAGGGCAAGGACAAGGGCGTTGTCATCGTGCACCAGACCGTGCTGAAGAACGAGAAAGGCGAGAAGCTGGCAACGCTGGTCGCCTCGCGCTTCGCCCGCGGCGACGGCGGCTTCGGCGGGCCGAACCTGACCCAGCCCGACCCGCACAAGATCCCCTCCCGTGCGCCCGACAAGACCATCGACATCACGACGCGCCCCGATCAGGCGCTGGTCTATCGTCTCTGCGGCGATCGCAACCCGCTGCACTCCGATCCGGAGTTCGCAAAGAAGGCCGGCTTCCCGCGCCCGATCCTGCACGGCATGTGCACCTACGGCATCACCTGCCGCGGTGTGCTGCAGACCTATGCCGACTACGACGCCAGCGCGTTCCGCCAGCACGTCGCGCGGTTCTCTTCGCCGGTCTATCCCGGCGAGACCGTGACCATGGATCTCTGGAAGGACGGCAACACGATCTCGTTCGAGGCCAAGGTGAAGTCCCGCGGCGTCACCGTGATCAAGAACGGCAAGACCGTGCTGGGTTAG